One segment of Colias croceus chromosome 15, ilColCroc2.1 DNA contains the following:
- the LOC123697993 gene encoding cytochrome P450 4c3-like: MFIILLVCFTCVIYYFNFRRMRRPLYEFSAKLPEVGSLPLLGHTHWFIGGPEKLLGNIRQLASLLNDCPHNVNKVWVGPSLYIVTFNPDDIQKILENCLQKDSSYKFLQDWLGNGLFVAPVDLWKVHRKLLLPIFHNRIIEDYINVFGEQGTILVKQMKEKVNKPEFDVYKYVTSCMLDIVFETAMGEKMDVQHNPDTPYLRSRNLVMSIINMRLFKAWLQPDALFNLTSYSSIQKENIALTHKFTDEVVSNKRIAFEAHGENITKERRDLLELLLERNPNFTDEQLREHIDSITIAGNDTTALVISYTLLLLGSHYEEQNRVYEELKDIFGDSMRAPTKEDLSKMEYLERVIKETMRLYTVVPIIARKTQKELKLSTCTVPAGVGCAILPFVLHRSEKIWGSDADCFNPDRFLPENSAHRHPCSFLPFSYGTRNCIGRHFGMLAMKSIIANVLRSYKVSSQECGRLKIEILLMPVSGHLITLEKR; encoded by the exons atgtttattattttattagtgtgTTTCAcatgtgttatttattattttaattttcgtcGAATGAGACGACCTCTGTATGAATTTTCCGCAAAGTTACCGGAAGTCGGAAGTTTACCGTTACTCGGCCATACGCATTGGTTTATTGGCGGACCAGAGA AATTGTTGGGAAATATTCGCCAACTCGCGAGCCTTTTGAATGATTGTCCTCACAATGTAAACAAAGTTTGGGTGGGACCTTCACTCTATATAG TGACTTTTAACCCTGAtgacatacaaaaaatattggaaaattGTCTTCAAAAGGACTCTTCATATAAGTTTTTGCAAGATTGGCTTGGAAACGGACTATTTGTCGCCCCAG ttgacTTATGGAAAGTGCACCGTAAGCTCCTATTGCCAATATTTCACAATCGTATAATAGAAGATTACATCAATGTGTTCGGAGAACAAGGCACTATACTTGTGAAACAAATGAaggaaaaagtaaataaacctGAGTTTGATGTCTACAAATATGTTACATCATGTATGTTGGATATTGTTTTCG aaaCGGCAATGGGCGAGAAAATGGACGTGCAGCATAATCCTGACACCCCTTACCTTCGGTCAAGAAACTTAGTCATGTCTATAATAAACATGCGTCTGTTTAAAGCCTGGTTGCAGCCAGATGCACTATTCAATCTGACTTCATATTCCAGTATACAGAAGGAAAATATTGCTCTCACACATAAATTTACAGATGAG GTTGTTAGTAATAAACGAATTGCTTTTGAAGCCCACggtgaaaatattacaaaag aGCGCAGAGATCTTCTGGAACTCTTACTGGAGAGAAATCCAAATTTTACGGATGAACAATTAAGAGAACATATCGATTCAATAACAATAGCGGGTAATGATACTACTGCATTGGTAATAAGCTACACACTTCTACTGCTGGGAAGCCATTATGAAGAACAGAATAGAGTTTATGAGGA GCTTAAAGATATTTTCGGAGATTCAATGAGGGCACCAACCAAAGAAGATTTAAGTAAAATGGAATATTTGGAACGAGTTATCAAGGAGACGATGCGGCTCTACACCGTTGTCCCAATTATTGCAAGGAAGACACAAAAAGAACTTAAACTTT cTACCTGTACCGTACCAGCGGGTGTAGGATGCGCTATCCTGCCCTTCGTATTACATCGGTCGGAGAAAATTTGGGGTTCTGATGCAGATTGCTTTAATCCTGACAGATTTCTACCAGAAAACAGCGCTCACCGACACCCATGTTCGTTCTTACCTTTCAGCTATGGCACACGAAATTGTATTG GTCGACATTTCGGCATGTTGGCGATGAAGAGCATCATAGCAAATGTACTAAGATCTTACAAAGTGTCGTCTCAAGAATGCGGACGcctaaaaattgaaatactgcTTATGCCGGTTTCAGGCCACCTTATTACTTTAGAAAAACGATAA
- the LOC123697975 gene encoding pre-mRNA 3' end processing protein WDR33, whose protein sequence is MDFGHPPPNMAMPPPGMGNMGPPMGPPGRNNIRHNFRPFHYQMRFPPQGPLNMSQDDFDGKRLRKSVMRKTVDYNSSIIKALESRVWQRDWRDRHALQPDAMYTPDLLPPPSYPDNPINAVTTRFVKTATNKMRCPIFAVAWTPEGRRLITGASSGEFTLWNGLTFNFETILQAHDSPVRSMVWSHGEGWMVTGDHSGFIKYWQSNMNNVKMYQAHKEAVRGISFSPSDSKIVTCSDDGTLRIFDFYRCQEERILRGHGADVKCVQWHPTKALIVSGSKDNQQPIKLWDPKSGTALCTLHAHKSTVMDLKWNENGNWLITASRDHLLKLFDIRKLGTELQIFRGHKKEASSVVWHPTHEGLFCSGGSDGAILFWNVGTDKEVGCIEGAHESIVWTMAWHPLGHILCSGSNDHTCKFWTRNRPGDQMRDKYNLNTLPPGVQDDNELDEPGAIPGMGPEDKVEIFSTDTDKVIPGLDLDTTLIPMDFEKKVKKVPYSKPIPRNFQAQWNHGPTIDDAATEALTQALVESVPGAVPLQQIQPTAIFIYGKLIPVEPGSKLEKAISDGPVALKKYIATGELEDLQDMMPHLEDDADEENFTPFEYPTNDNETESTEEENKEKEDYEEDQYYDNDMDTSDQNSQENYNNYENGPDRSNMPMTNMPPMMGPPMNMGMRPPMAPPMHLGPMHMPPPHMGNMPPMHPMGNMPPPMGNMPPMGNMPPRPPFPDNGYNKGQFDSSYDSNQSYNQENDDYNDEDQSYDEENYNEDGDNDESYRQNQRWSGGFRGRIQDQGRGRGRGQDRGRGQDRGRGRGINGFGVRGMRGRGMGQRGSNWGRRGGGANRSFRRGGKQPN, encoded by the coding sequence ATGGATTTTGGACACCCGCCGCCGAATATGGCGATGCCCCCGCCCGGCATGGGAAACATGGGACCGCCCATGGGTCCACCGGGCCGTAACAATATTCGCCATAATTTTAGACCGTTCCACTATCAGATGAGATTTCCCCCTCAAGGTCCTTTGAACATGTCACAAGATGATTTCGATGGTAAACGTTTAAGAAAATCAGTCATGCGTAAAACTGTAGATTATAACTCTTCTATTATTAAGGCCCTCGAAAGTCGCGTTTGGCAAAGAGATTGGAGGGACAGACATGCGTTACAGCCCGATGCTATGTACACACCTGATCTCTTACCCCCACCATCTTATCCAGATAATCCTATTAATGCAGTTACAACCCGTTTTGTTAAAACAGCAACAAATAAAATGAGATGTCCAATTTTTGCAGTAGCTTGGACACCTGAAGGTCGTAGATTAATAACTGGGGCTTCATCCGGAGAGTTTACTCTCTGGAACGGTTTGACATTCaattttgaaacaatattacAAGCTCATGATTCACCTGTTAGGTCAATGGTATGGTCACACGGGGAAGGCTGGATGGTAACTGGTGACCACTctggttttattaaatactggcAAAGCAACATGAACAATGTAAAGATGTATCAAGCACATAAAGAAGCAGTTAGAGGTATTAGTTTCAGTCCCAGTGATTCCAAAATTGTTACATGTTCAGATGATGGTACATTACGTATATTTGACTTTTACCGGTGTCAAGAAGAAAGAATTCTGCGTGGACACGGAGCTGATGTGAAATGTGTTCAATGGCACCCAACAAAAGCATTAATTGTATCTGGTAGCAAAGATAACCAACAGCCTATAAAACTGTGGGACCCCAAGTCTGGGACAGCACTCTGTACCCTTCATGCTCATAAGTCAACTGTGATGGATTTAAAATGGAATGAAAATGGTAATTGGTTGATCACTGCCTCAAGAGATCATTTACTGAAACTATTTGATATAAGAAAGCTTGGAACagaattacaaatatttaggGGACATAAAAAAGAAGCTTCAAGTGTTGTTTGGCACCCTACACATGAAGGATTGTTTTGTTCCGGAGGCTCTGATGGTGCTATTCTGTTTTGGAATGTCGGCACTGATAAAGAAGTGGGCTGTATTGAAGGAGCCCATGAATCAATAGTGTGGACAATGGCATGGCATCCCTTAGGTCACATTTTATGTTCTGGATCCAATGATCATACATGTAAATTCTGGACTCGTAACCGACCAGGAGATCAAATGAGGGATAAGTATAACTTGAATACATTACCACCTGGAGTACAAGATGACAATGAATTGGATGAACCGGGAGCAATTCCTGGAATGGGACCTGAAGATAAAGTGGAAATATTTTCAACTGATACTGACAAAGTCATTCCTGGTTTGGATTTAGACACTACCTTGATCCCAATGGATTTTGAAAAGAAGGTGAAAAAGGTTCCTTACAGTAAGCCTATACCAAGAAATTTCCAAGCACAGTGGAATCACGGACCAACAATAGATGATGCAGCTACAGAGGCTTTAACCCAAGCACTTGTAGAGTCTGTCCCTGGTGCTGTACCCCTTCAACAAATTCAACCAAcggcaatttttatttatggcaAACTTATTCCCGTAGAACCTGGATCAAAACTAGAAAAGGCTATTTCAGATGGGCCAGTAgctttaaaaaagtatattgcTACTGGTGAATTAGAGGATCTGCAAGATATGATGCCCCACTTAGAAGATGATGCAGATGAAGAGAATTTCACTCCATTCGAGTATCCCACAAATGATAATGAAACTGAATCAACAGAAGAAGAAAATAAGGAAAAAGAAGATTATGAAGAAGATCAGTATTATGACAATGATATGGACACTAGTGATCAAAATAGTcaagaaaattataacaattatgaAAATGGTCCTGACAGAAGTAATATGCCAATGACCAACATGCCACCTATGATGGGACCCCCAATGAATATGGGAATGAGACCACCTATGGCCCCTCCAATGCACCTTGGACCAATGCATATGCCTCCACCACATATGGGCAATATGCCTCCCATGCATCCCATGGGCAACATGCCTCCTCCCATGGGAAATATGCCACCTATGGGTAATATGCCTCCTCGTCCACCATTCCCAGATAATGGATATAATAAAGGTCAATTTGATTCAAGCTATGATAGTAATCAGTCATACAACCAAGAGAATGATGATTACAATGATGAAGATCAGAGTTATGATGAGGAAAATTATAATGAGGACGGAGATAATGATGAGAGCTATAGGCAAAATCAGAGGTGGAGTGGTGGTTTTAGAGGTAGAATCCAAGACCAAGGGAGGGGACGTGGTAGAGGCCAAGATAGAGGGAGAGGGCAAGACAGAGGAAGGGGGAGAGGTATTAATGGATTTGGTGTGAGAGGGATGCGCGGCAGGGGCATGGGACAACGTGGCTCAAATTGGGGACGACGAGGTGGTGGGGCTAATCGATCCTTTAGAAGGGGTGGGAAACAACCCAATTAG